The Desulfovibrio sp. Huiquan2017 genome window below encodes:
- a CDS encoding enolase C-terminal domain-like protein — translation MKKAPGQHCRIYYSRTQQRIGHFVNNFIVRPHVQIHVCGGPISTAAALQMEAAIPNFMIHELHRYALLEPNTKTCVHNYMPENGMYSVPDLPGLGQELTPETLAASRVVTVK, via the coding sequence TTGAAAAAGGCTCCCGGCCAACATTGCCGCATTTATTATTCCAGGACACAGCAGCGCATCGGCCACTTTGTTAACAACTTTATTGTCCGCCCACACGTACAGATTCACGTCTGCGGCGGACCAATCTCCACGGCGGCAGCACTGCAAATGGAGGCAGCCATCCCGAACTTCATGATTCACGAGCTGCATCGTTATGCGCTGCTTGAGCCGAACACCAAAACCTGTGTGCACAACTATATGCCCGAAAACGGCATGTATAGCGTCCCCGATCTTCCTGGCCTGGGGCAGGAGTTGACTCCTGAGACGCTCGCCGCCTCCAGGGTTGTAACGGTCAAATAA
- a CDS encoding [FeFe] hydrogenase, group A: MKQIEGVMAQTNAPKGVDPDNLFFVQVDPTKCEACGTCEEHCATGAIQAINEEGIHQVVDPAACMNCGQCLVNCPYDAIYEGVSYVDEIFEKLKDPNTIVVSMPAPAVRYGLGECFGKATGTYVGGQMHAALRQLGFNYIWDNEFAADVTIMEEGTELIQRVKEQGQKDARPLPQFTSCCPGWIKFAETFYPDLLPNLSSCKSPIGMLGPLAKTYGAEETHTPAQKIYTVSIMPCIAKKYEGMRPEMADSGFRDIDATIDTRELAYMIKTAGIDFNSLPSQGPDPILGDSTGAATIFGNSGGVMEAALRLAYEVLSGEKLNNPDIKVVRTHEGINTADVKVPHFGTVKVAVASGLKNAAKLCDEVRAGKSPYHFIEIMTCPGGCVNGGGQPVDPDIRASLFRSTVAQINKRFRARRVGA; encoded by the coding sequence ATGAAACAGATTGAAGGCGTAATGGCCCAAACCAACGCACCCAAGGGCGTTGACCCGGACAATCTTTTCTTCGTCCAGGTCGATCCCACCAAGTGCGAAGCTTGCGGCACTTGCGAGGAACACTGCGCCACAGGAGCGATCCAGGCCATCAACGAGGAAGGCATCCATCAGGTGGTGGACCCGGCGGCCTGCATGAACTGCGGCCAGTGCCTCGTCAACTGTCCCTACGACGCCATCTACGAGGGTGTCTCCTACGTAGACGAGATCTTCGAGAAATTGAAGGATCCGAACACCATAGTGGTCTCCATGCCCGCTCCCGCCGTGCGCTACGGCCTGGGCGAGTGCTTCGGCAAGGCCACCGGCACCTATGTGGGCGGCCAGATGCACGCGGCCCTGCGCCAGCTCGGCTTCAACTACATCTGGGACAATGAGTTCGCCGCCGACGTGACCATCATGGAAGAGGGCACCGAGCTCATCCAGCGGGTCAAGGAACAGGGCCAGAAGGACGCGCGTCCCCTGCCCCAGTTTACCTCCTGCTGCCCCGGTTGGATCAAGTTCGCCGAAACCTTCTACCCGGACTTGCTGCCCAACCTGTCGAGCTGCAAATCGCCCATCGGCATGCTTGGCCCCCTGGCCAAGACCTACGGCGCCGAAGAGACCCACACCCCGGCCCAAAAGATCTACACGGTCTCCATCATGCCCTGCATCGCCAAGAAGTACGAGGGAATGCGCCCCGAGATGGCCGACAGCGGCTTCCGGGACATCGACGCGACCATCGACACTCGTGAGCTGGCCTACATGATCAAGACCGCGGGCATCGACTTCAACTCCCTGCCGTCTCAGGGGCCGGACCCGATCCTCGGTGACTCCACCGGCGCCGCGACGATCTTCGGCAACTCCGGCGGCGTCATGGAAGCGGCCCTGCGCCTGGCCTACGAGGTCCTGTCCGGCGAGAAGCTGAACAACCCCGACATCAAGGTCGTGCGCACACACGAAGGCATCAACACCGCCGATGTGAAGGTGCCCCACTTCGGCACGGTCAAGGTCGCCGTGGCCAGCGGCCTGAAAAACGCGGCCAAGCTGTGTGACGAAGTACGCGCGGGTAAATCCCCGTACCACTTCATCGAGATCATGACCTGCCCCGGCGGGTGCGTGAACGGCGGCGGCCAGCCCGTGGATCCCGACATCAGGGCTTCCCTGTTCCGGTCCACCGTGGCCCAGATCAACAAGCGCTTCCGGGCCCGCAGGGTCGGCGCATAA
- a CDS encoding iron hydrogenase small subunit, producing MKLNRRGFIKVCGMMAGYAVLGANLTREAVAATMDFVGLRQKSVYDADAHIYKVRKSQDNPMVKKLYDHKEGFLHDGPCGHMSHHLLHTHYVDRSARVKVLKEKGYKFNL from the coding sequence ATGAAACTGAACAGACGCGGATTCATCAAGGTTTGCGGCATGATGGCCGGATACGCCGTGCTCGGCGCGAACCTGACCCGGGAGGCGGTCGCCGCCACCATGGACTTCGTCGGCCTGCGCCAGAAGTCCGTGTACGACGCCGACGCCCACATCTACAAGGTCAGGAAATCCCAGGACAACCCGATGGTCAAGAAGCTCTACGACCATAAGGAAGGCTTCCTGCATGACGGCCCCTGCGGCCACATGTCCCACCACCTGCTGCATACCCACTATGTGGACCGCAGCGCACGGGTGAAGGTTCTCAAGGAAAAAGGCTACAAGTTCAATCTCTAA
- a CDS encoding TM1266 family iron-only hydrogenase system putative regulator, whose protein sequence is MQKRLGIIGIIIKDRNKAAGAVNNILSDHGEMIVGRMGLPFRERGVSIIDLIIEATTDEVGALTGKLGMLDGVQVKSLLV, encoded by the coding sequence ATGCAGAAACGGCTGGGCATCATCGGCATCATCATCAAGGACCGCAACAAGGCCGCCGGCGCGGTCAACAACATCCTGAGCGACCACGGGGAAATGATCGTGGGCCGGATGGGGCTACCGTTCCGGGAGCGGGGCGTGAGCATCATCGACCTGATCATCGAGGCCACCACCGACGAAGTGGGGGCGCTGACCGGCAAGCTCGGCATGCTCGACGGCGTCCAGGTCAAATCGCTGTTGGTATGA
- a CDS encoding aspartate ammonia-lyase has translation MRDRKPEETRIERDGIGELALPAEAYWGIHTLRAVRNFPFSGYRLHPAFIRSFAQVKQACAKTNTLLGHLPEERGRAIMEACGEIAAGELTDQIVVDAFQGGAGTSTNMNFNEVIAGRAAELLGGDRGDRSLVNPLRDVNMHQSTNDVYPTALKVAALALLIELEQAIGRFQESLQEREAAFRNVVKVARTELTDAVPMTLGMTFGAFADAVARDRWRIFKCRERLKRVNLGGTAIGTGLGAPRDYILSVTGHLAAITGLPVSRAENLVDATQNMDVFVEVSGMLKACAATLLKIASDLRLLSSGPDAGFGEILLPPLQAGSSIMAGKINPVMPEAATQAAIRVMANDQAITMAAALGQLELNHLLPLIAHALPESLTLLTAACNGLAECCVPGIRACEERCREHVEQSSALGTVLVPFLGYDRVGEMVAEARAQGETVRGHALRIGVADPEALKRLLLPRRLCKLGFTPEEFKEMKTP, from the coding sequence ATGCGGGACCGAAAGCCTGAAGAGACCCGGATCGAACGTGACGGAATAGGCGAACTCGCCCTGCCTGCGGAGGCCTACTGGGGCATCCACACCTTGCGGGCCGTGCGCAACTTTCCCTTTTCCGGATATCGGCTGCACCCGGCATTCATCCGCTCGTTCGCCCAAGTCAAACAGGCTTGCGCCAAAACCAACACGCTCCTCGGGCACCTCCCAGAGGAGCGCGGGCGGGCCATCATGGAAGCCTGCGGCGAAATAGCGGCGGGAGAACTGACCGACCAGATCGTCGTCGACGCCTTCCAGGGCGGGGCGGGCACCTCCACCAACATGAATTTCAACGAGGTCATCGCCGGACGGGCCGCCGAACTGCTCGGCGGCGACCGGGGCGACCGCTCCCTGGTCAATCCCCTGCGCGACGTCAACATGCACCAGTCCACCAACGACGTGTACCCCACGGCGCTAAAGGTGGCGGCACTGGCCCTGCTGATCGAACTGGAACAGGCCATTGGCCGGTTCCAGGAATCCTTGCAGGAACGCGAGGCGGCCTTCCGGAACGTGGTCAAGGTGGCCCGGACCGAGTTGACGGACGCGGTGCCCATGACCCTGGGCATGACCTTCGGGGCCTTTGCCGACGCCGTGGCCCGGGACCGCTGGCGCATCTTCAAATGCCGAGAGCGGTTGAAACGGGTCAATCTCGGCGGCACGGCCATCGGTACGGGGCTGGGCGCGCCGCGCGACTACATCCTCTCCGTGACCGGGCATCTGGCGGCCATCACGGGCCTGCCCGTGTCCAGGGCGGAGAATCTAGTGGACGCAACCCAAAACATGGACGTCTTCGTCGAGGTTTCGGGCATGCTCAAGGCCTGCGCCGCCACCCTGCTGAAGATCGCCTCGGACCTGCGGCTGCTGTCCAGCGGGCCGGACGCCGGGTTCGGGGAAATCCTCTTGCCGCCACTGCAGGCCGGATCCTCGATCATGGCGGGCAAGATCAACCCGGTTATGCCCGAGGCCGCCACCCAGGCCGCCATCCGGGTCATGGCCAATGACCAGGCCATCACCATGGCCGCCGCTCTGGGTCAGTTGGAGCTCAACCACCTGCTGCCGCTCATCGCCCACGCACTGCCCGAATCCCTGACCCTGTTGACCGCCGCCTGCAACGGCCTGGCCGAGTGCTGCGTACCGGGCATCCGGGCCTGCGAGGAGCGTTGCCGGGAGCACGTGGAGCAAAGCTCGGCCCTGGGCACGGTCCTGGTGCCGTTCCTGGGCTACGACCGAGTCGGCGAGATGGTGGCCGAGGCCCGGGCGCAAGGCGAGACCGTGCGCGGCCACGCCCTGCGCATCGGCGTGGCCGACCCCGAGGCTCTCAAACGGCTGCTCCTACCCCGCCGATTATGCAAACTGGGGTTCACCCCGGAAGAATTCAAGGAAATGAAGACGCCATGA